tagaaggattatggggtttcaggtgtctccggaaggtggtgattgactccgctgtccatGTCAAATGTGCtgttaaataaagcttgatttttattttatattctcCAGGCATCTCAAATATCTGAATTTGGCCTCAGTATATCAGTGATACAACTTCATTTCACAGCGATATTATGGAAGTAATAGTTGATAAGGTTACAACTTAAACTTTCAGGAGAGACACTGATGTCAACAAGACACTAAACTTAAATTGCATCAGTAAAAAGGGGTTGTACTAAATTGCAtcagttgaaaattagccggctggctaaaactgtCACTTTTACAGTAATATTCATTAATGTGCGCTATTTCTGTAAAACAAAATTGAATAAAGTACAAATATAAAGTAGCCTAGCTATTATAAGTCTCATAATGGCAGTGTTTTAACACTAATGATTATCCTTCTTGCCGACAATTTCAGCTGACAATTTACTCTTGTCAATACCTTTTTTCCAGGTCTACTACTTGCACCGTCTGTTCCATCAGTATGGAGACAACGGGACCCTGTCCTATAAGGGCCTTCAGATGTTACTGGGCAGCCTGGGACTAGGGCAGGTCAGTGTGTTGGAGATCAGCCACCAAGGGTTGAGGCACAACCATAACACTCTGACACCCCCTCACCCACAATCTCATGACCATGAAGATCAGGAAACGGACACCCCCAGTCCTAGTAGACCTATTCAACCACCCCCCTCTGTAAAAGCATCCAGGTGAGATACAGATATTGCAACTGATTTGATTCCATGATTGTTAGATgtgtgatatacagtgccttcagaaagtagtcacacgccttgactttttccacatttaaaattgattacatttgatTTCTTTTGTCACAGGCCTACATActgtacaataccccataatgtcaaagtggaatgttatttatttttttttaaactaattaataaaaaattaaagctgaaatgtcttgagtcaataagtattcaacccctgtgttgtggcaagcctaaataagttcaggagtaaaacattTGCTGAACGAGACacttaagttgcatggacttgtTTGTGCAAAAATTTTGTTTaacataattgtatgtgtggggtacaaaaatcatctgtaaggtccctcagtcgaacagtgaaatgagaacttgttctcaactagcctacctggttaaataaaggtgaaaaaaataaataaatcgaacacagattcaaccacaaagaccagggtggttttccaatgcctcacaaagaagggcacctattggtagatgggtaaaaaaaactgactttgaatatccctttgagcatggtgaagttattaattacactttggatggtgtgacaatacacccagtctctacaaatatacaggtgtccttcctaactcattttccggagaggaaggaaaccgctcagggatttcactatatggtgactttaaaacggttacagagtttaattgctgtgataggagaaaactgaggatggattaaggggtgtgaatactttctgaaggcactctatgTAGCCACTTTTGAAGTACTGAGGTTTTGGCATTCTAGTGTTCATTAAGCTATGAATAGTTACACAATGACACCTGAATAAACTGTGCTGCCTCTTCTTCTCAACCCCCCTCTGAAAGAACCCCACAGCCTGGGATATCAGGGCCTGCTGGATCTGGGTCTGAAGAGGGCAGCGCATTATCCTCTGATCATGTGGTTAAGGAAGAAATTCTTCTGTGGTCATCCCCTATTGCACAATCTATTCCTGTCCAAGGAATGTTTGACTCCCTTGTGTCAAATCACCCCACTATGAGGCATCTTCATGGGAACGTGAGTAGTCAATAAAAAACAGTTGATTTGGCTAATGTTTTCTGACAAATGCACAAAGTTAACAACTGAATTCTGCTTACTGTTCCTGGCTAAATGTCATCCTCTCAGGTGATGGTTTTTATTCAAAAGTGTTAAGATAAGGAGGAAGTTAAAGGAAAAGGGTGTTCTGTTGTACATGCCTGGCCAATGAATTTTTTGGGTCCGTTTTGTCAAAATAAACCACTCTTAGAGTTAATGAGAAAATCCACTATCAAAACATTCCCCATACATAAACAGTTTCTGTGGACAGTGATGACTTTTAACCCTTTCCTTTTCACAGTGTCTGAACGTTACTCAGCTGTTGTGGAATTTCGGTCTGGAAAAGGCATCCCACATCACTCCTGCCCACTTCACCCTCCTGTGCCCAGCTCTGCTGTACCAGATTGAGAGTGGCGTGTGTCTACGCCACCCAGAAACACATAGTGCGGAGTCAGAAAGGAGTGTGACTTTCCTCAAAGGTGCATTAATGAAACTACCAGCTATGACAGGAAATTATTTATCGATATAGTATGTTTTAAAACTCAATGCATCTCTTTATAAGTTGGAGCAAAGGGGCATAACTTTACATTTATGACACACCTAGGCTTAACATAACCCTGGAAACTACAATACCCTATTGACCAAGCAGAATGAATACAATATATTGTTTGTTTTGCAGCTCTGGGATGGAGCTCCTTGGCTCTGGTTGTGATCAGcctgccgtctctgctggctctgaGCCTGGTACCCCTCCTGCCACCCTCCCGCCTCCATTCCTTCCTCTGCCCAATGACAGCCCTGGCTGTGGGGACGCTGTGTGGAGATGCCTTGCTGCATCTCCTGCCTCACGTAAGTACCCATCCAAACTGTCAAACACTAAATAAATACCAGTGCTGCTGTCTCTGTTTAGTCATGGAGGGTGAAGTTGTAAAATCTATTAGTAAATGTTGTAAGGTAAAACCTGTTGCTGATAGTGAAAACCGTGTCTTGTTGCATCTGTGTCCTGCAGGCCAAGACTGGGCCACACTCAAACCACTCTGAAGAACAGGACTCTATTCTGAAGGGCCTTTGCGTGCTGGGAGGTTGCTACCTCCTTTTCATCTTTGAGAGCCTTCTAGGACTGAGGACCCATTACAAGGTTAGCTGGATTAAGAGAATAAAGGGGCGAGTTTAATGCTGTTGTCACTGTTTTATAATACACTGTGCATagtatactgagcaaaaatataaatgcaacaattttaaagattttgctgagttagtcaattgaaataaattcattaggccctaatctatggatgggtgggcctgggagggtgtAGGTCCACCCACTGAGGAGCAAGGCCCAGCTGGCGCCTAGCCAAACTCAGCTAAGTGAACCGAACGAATGTGCTCGCATATCCCCTTTAAAAGACATTAGCTAGAAAAGTGGCAATAGTAttgtttgtccatcttgagatgccgtagccagtatacacttcctcataAATCAGAAtgaatctgtcattcatttttaCGTTTTTGCAGAGATCTTAGTTGTGCAATTTTTTAATCTAACCAAGATGTGTTGTGCAGTATTTTaagtacattttttgttgttgttgaacgacaacaaacacttaattgaagaatccctactgttgaccaatcactgacgaaGGGGTGTAGACTTCGGCTTCTGAACTTCGGCTTACCTCAAGAATGTTTTTGTGTGTGCACAAAAAGCCCCCAAAAAACCCTGCCGAagaccaaaacaaacaaacacgtcACAAAATATGCCCAAACTGTTTCGGATGGGAAGCATGAGGACGCCTTTAGGCCCTATTCTCACTATGAGATATGAAGACGTCTGAGGAGCAGGGGTGGCGAAAGACAATTCTACTTTTCAATTCACATTACATCCTTGCCTAACATTTTGTTGTAGCTGGCCACATTACATCCTTGCCTAACATTTTGTTGTAGCTGGCCACATTACATCCTTGCCTAACATTTTGTTGTAGCTGGCCACATTACATCCTTGCCTAACATTTTGTTGTAGCTGGCCACATTACATCCTTGCCTAACATTTTGTTGTAGCTGGCCACATGACATTCTTTGTCCGCAGCTCAAATTGACCTTAAATATTACAGTAGCCAGTATGCACAAACTATTCAACAATGATAGAAACGTTTCTTTTAAAACACAATACATTattgaataatgcaacaattTACAAGCATGTATCTGTAGACAATTAGTGTTTATTTTCTCGTCTGTAGGCTTCACTCATTAAATGTTATCTTCAAGACAAAAGCACAGAGTTGCTATAATAGCATGTCTTCATTAAGTGACATTAGCCTATTGGAAAAAAAATGAATGATTAAACTTCTAATACAAATATGAAGGTACATTAGGCCTACCTTACCTTACAACAAAGCAGGCTTCATCATGCAAATATTACATGTGGTAAAAGCAAATTGCGACAAAATGTGGGTATAAGTGAATTCACTGCAAGGAGCTGTTTTATATGGAAGCCCATAAACgccacaaaataaataaaataaaatgactcATGATTTGTCAATTTGTCTGTGCTTCAGTCTGATCAGCAGTAGCCTACTgataacaaccacagcttcagGTAGCCTAGAGAAGCCTATGCGATCTGATCCCATCTGGGCTTGGCCAGGAGAAAAATAATCATGATTTTTATAGCCTCAGCTTTGTATTTATAGCCTAAAATAGgcccattttatttgtattttatctgAGAAAATGTGAATTTGATCAAATTTGGGTTATGTTCACACTTCAGGTGGCTAGGATACTTAGGCCTTTTTAATAAAAAATTACTGACTGGAATTAATCAACACAATAGTGATGACATACTTTGAGTATCTTTTTCGTTACAGATGCAAAGGCCTACACGATGCAACCAGCCATACAGCGAACTCGGCActgttcttttttttctccaatcGTAGTTGTCtctgtgtaaagggttttaaAGTTGTCATCCTCCCTATGGCCAGaagttatatatttttaaaccataTGACCAGATTAGAAAATGATCTGGTCCCATTATAGCCCATTACAGCTGATTTATTACTATGTCATACACTACAACTAGGGTCCAGAGTTGGTTAGGTTAGCCTACtaccagatcaggaaaaactctgggccccaggAAAACAATCCCCTCTCCCACTCTAGGACGTGTGGTGCTTACTTGTTtttgatccccattagcttttgcagaagcagcagctactcttcctggcgtccacacaaaacatgacaagtaacaaaacactgatacgcTGAGAGAAGGAAAGTCACACAAACTAAAAATTCAAcaatatacaaacaatacaacaaaatgtatacaaacaatacaacaaaatgtatacaaacaatacaacaaaatgtatacaaacaatacaacaaaatgtatacaaacaatacaacaaagtgtctgtgtgtgcgccaCCTCTGAAATCACCACACAATGCTACAAATGAAAAAACATATCCTATTTGTACGATCTACATTTCTATATTTATATGATCTTCCATAGTTTTATGTAGCTCAGTGCAACCGGCAGCTACTGCGACAATTTCAGAATTATAACAGGCCGTTACTGCAATTTCAGGTAAAAATCAATAAAAAGTCTCAAATATTAggaaaatgtatacatttcagcTGTTTCAAAAACATTGCTCTGCTGTTACCATTTATACTGTAGGAGTGTTGGTTCAACGAGACAATTGTGTTTACACTGCCATGCTTCAAGGGGGCAACTGTCGGGCGAGTGTTGTGCACTACCTCCGGAGGTAGCGGTCGACACGTAGCAAGTTCACATTTTAATATGTGTAGCCGACGGTATTTTTACAAAAAGTGTTGTAAGTGTGAAGAGGTTCTATATTGTCTTTGTTAGGAAAGCAGGGTGGATTGATTGGTCTtgtagtttagtttattaattcgaccatttaaaaaaaaacaagcacacacaacttgaaaaagccatacatgcacatgagtAAAATCATCGAGGATAACAcacaaagtctgggacttatttccattgtggtcctcttaagACAAGATGGCTAAACAAGATCgaacacagtatggcagtgaaataataaaactAAAACATCTCATCATTGCGgttacatcataggggttattcatatgggcacagaagacatcaaacatatttttactttatttttaaagcttcccagagaggacgttgtttttatgggcagaggcaactcattccattctgaggctccagtatacaagaaagtatctttcccagcattactcctgaacctgtataagcacacatcagcaacacctgatctggtgctgtgattgtgtgcatccctaacacgAGGAAAGTAATCACTTAAATACTCTTGTAAACCAAACCTtgtctaatctgggacaccctaggctcaacaggcagccagtttagTTCCTCAAAGCAGCTCCTGCTTATGTGAGTAtgtggactcaccttcaatactaccctgatcaACTTATTCCgggctatctggagcttccccttcatcagtttagataagcccccaaaccaggaagtactagcgtagtcaaaatggcattgaatgagggcagtagctagcactttcatggagtccttatcaagcagcttggaCTTTCTAGCCAAAAACTTAGTCCTGGCATTAACCTTCCCTAGCACCTTATTGGCCATGCTCACACCTCCCAAGCTTACATCAAGgattcatcccaggtagctaacaggttttagtagtcagcacctcaccccctAACTCCTCTGATTTCAGATGACCTGCACAATTTAGGTCTGGATCCCAAAATAATTGCTTCAGATTTCCCTAAGTGTAGAGATGTCTTATCTCCAAGCCATTTGCTAATGTTAGTAAGCTCTGTGCTAAGTATGCtctccaacatagttttacttctgtgagacaccagaagtgtagagtcatccgCATAAAGAAAGACGGCAAGAACAAGCATCATTCAATATACAATAAAAACAGCAGAGGCCCAAGCACGCTCCCCTGCAGAACGCCTCAAATCATTGGTTTTGCCTGAGACAGTGAACCATTAACCTCTACTACATGCTCCCTTCCTGATCAATAGGACTTTACCCAGCCTAGAGGGATACTGCTTAACCCCAGTGCCTCCAGTTTGTACATTAGGAAACAGTGGTTAACTGTATCAAAGACCTTCTGTAGGTCAAGCAGGACCATTCCACAcagatttccctcatcaatctctttcctgatgaagtcagtcaagTAAAGTAGACATGAATCAGTGGAGTATATTTTTCTAAAACTCGACTGGAAAATCATACATTAGACCCATTAGTATTCAGTTGTGAATGTTTCACTCATatggacttttttttttaatgctcttTCTTTTGTCATCAGAAGGctaagaggaaggagcagaacaCCAGTATAGAGCTGTATCCAGAGAGGGAGCTTACTGCTCTGCAGAGTGAGACACAATCCTCTGAGCACGGTCATGGTCACGGCCATTCACATGGCCCACCTTCCAAGGAGGAAGCTGGGATGGGAAGCTTGGTGTGGATGGTGGTTATGGGAGACGGGATCCACAACCTTACTGATGGTCTGGCAATTGGTGCAGCTTTTTCTCAGAGTCTGGCTGGAGGTCTCAGCACCACGATAGCGGTGTTCTGTCATGAGCTTCCTCACGAGCTAGGTATACAAGAAAACCTTCCCTTtcaactgagtgtacaaaacattaaaaacagcttcttgatgacagactgaccaggtgaatccaggttaaaGATATGATCacgtgttaaatccacttcaatcagtgtagatgaaggggaggagacaggttaaagaaggatttttaagccttgagacaattgagacatagattgtcTATGTGTGCCatttgagggtgaatgggcaagacgagttatggtagtaggtgccaggcggacCAGTTTGcgtatgtcaagaactgcaacactgctgggtttttcactcaacagtttcccatgtgtatcaagaatgtttcaccacccaaaggacatctagccaacttgacaactgtgggaagcattggagtcaacatgggccagaatctctgtggaacgcttttgacaccttgtagattcCATGCGCCGTtgatttgaggctgttctgagggcgaaaAGAGGAAgattcaactcaatattaggtttggtgttcttaatgttttgtacactcagtgtatgtactgtaggctaagGGACAAAGGTACAACGCATCATAAAATCCATGTTCACATTTTCAGGTATACCTCTGCTCTGTAATGTTCCATTGAGTATATGGTTCATTCAATGTGTTGACTGTCTGTGTAGGTGACCTGGCAGTGCTGCTAGGTGCAGGGTGGCCTGTTCGTCGACTAGTTCTCTTCAGTGCTGTTTCAGCCCTGCTGGGCTTCGTGGGACTGCTGACTGGCTCTGTCCTGGGCCACCAGTCCGCTCAGATCTCCCCCTGGATCCTCACCCTCACCGCTGGGGTCTTCCTCTACGTGGCCCTTGCTGACATGGTGAGCCACTAGAGTGGATCGATTTCCACACGTACATTTTCACACTAAACAcactgacaactgctgatgtaaatagGGCTTTATAAGTACCATTGATTTAATGATACTGCCAACCATACTGTGCTGGCTGATATTGTCCTTTCcagcatggtggatgtgtaaACAGGCCAGGGCCCGGTTTCCTTATAGCGATGAAACTTAGGCTTATGAGTGTTTTAACAATGCATTTTTCCTACAATGGCCGACGATGTAATATATTTCCTAAAACgctggtttttggtttttcctttcaattaagacctagacaaccaggtgaggggagttccttactaattagtgaccttaattcatcaatcaagtacaagggaggagcgaaaacccgcagacactcggccctctttgaaatgagtttgacacatgccCAATAATAATGCACAAAATCAAGATTTGGCAAATTGACAGTAGCCAAATGGCAAAATAGAACTACATTGAATGAACATGACATTTATTTAAATACAGTATATAGGCCTTTGTAGTCTATACCTATTTATCAGTTTTCATTTGGAACATCTTTTTATCCTTTGGGAATTGATCAGTTGTTAGAGACCGATAAACATCTTAATTCTGTTTAGTGGAGATCGTGACAGTTGGGGGAAAAAACACATCTAACACACTTACCTGTTCTATGAGTGGTCAGTAAGTAACAATGGTTTGGGTTAACAGCTTGGAGATTTAACCTCCTATGAAAGGTTCTAATGATGAAAtgagccttaagatgcttttgggaaacaggGCCCAGCTCAGTACAACTCAGCTGGGCTCCGTGGTGTGAAAATGTCACATTATCTCCCCTCAATAGTTACCTGAGATGCTTCATGGTGATCCTGGCCTGATGGGACCCTGGACTCGCTTCCTGCTACAGAACCTGGGTCTGTTGGCAGGGGGAGCCATCATGTTGTGTATCGCTTTGTTTGAGGACCATATCGCCTTCAACCTGGGTGACGTCTGACTCAATGGGAAGGATATGAGTGGATCAAATTCTAAACCACCTGAGGTTCAGATGGTGATTCTAACCCACTGGATGGCTACTCTTAATTCAAGTTCAAACGGCCAATATCAAGACCTCAAAGTAGACTTCATTTACAGTACTTTAAAGGCCTGAAAAACATGATTCGAGATGACCTCAATTAAGTACCAGCTTCACTTTTAGAGCACTCTGAGGCACGAGATTCCAcatttttagtaatttagcagacattcttatccagagcgatttacaggagcaagTGCCTTGCTCGATGGCACaggacatgttttttttcttcatctagtcggctcagggattcgaaccatcaacctttcggttactggcccaaccgctagtctacctgctgccctacTGACACAATTTGACAGTTAATGTAAACAACCCGTGAGCCAATCATCTGGCCCAGCAGGACGAGTATCACATGGCCAAGAGAATGGCACTGTACACAATTTTGCTTTCTTATTACCATGTTCTCTTTTTAAATGTAGTGTGCAACTTGTCTTTTCCTATATCATGAATGTATTTTTATGCGAATGGAAAAAATCTTGAGTCAATTTCAGAATGTTTTGCATGGGTTGAACCACACTGGCAGGAAGTGCAAAACATATGTAGACTTTCAATATCCAACaacatgtctttttttttttttaatcttgaATAACCATGTCAAATTCACCAATAAAGGTGTCCCTTttaaatctgaccatgactccagaGCACTTCTTACTAGTTGTACATCTAGGAATCAAATCATAACACATGATGCAGTGAGTATTTATCAATAGCATTTTATTTAAAACACAACCAACCCTAAGCCACAATACTGAATGACAAGACCAATTGGCTGCAgcaaacattgtataaaatagatTTAGATTCAATGTTTAAATCATTAACGTAGATTAGTCCGAAATTGTGAATGAATGATCTTACATATCTGTAACAAATTACAATTTACATAGTTCACACAATGGAAAAACAAGGCAAAGTGCTTTTGGGATCAATTGCATTGTTGTCAAATAAAGAAATGGCTTGAGGTTTTGGAGGGACAGTGGATGGGGAGTGAGACGGGGTGTTCCTCTCCTTGTGTGGGAATGAGGGGCAGGGCGAGAGTGTCTGTCTGGTCAGAAACCAGACCTCACCCTGTCCTCTATTGCCATGGAATTAAAGCTAGAATCTTTAGTTCCTACATTCATTTCTGGACTTAAATTAATGTTATATAGCAATTTTATTCTTGAATATAATTTATGACTCAAACTAAGTTCAACGCTCATACTCCATTTAAAACCccaaatataaaatgttttacaatgttggtaaacaaacactgtatagcctcaacatggttaactaTATTTATATCATgggtggtcagtccttgcatccatagctctgtccatgaatttgagtggttacatttctccaggcccatctgtcagctttttaccaaaacagaggtggggtATCCGCttttgtttcaattaaggattctgCTTTAAAGCTGATACAAAGACAGTGGGAAGGCAAACACCTAGCAAGTGGATTAGTGTTTCTGAAGGCATACGGCTTGAGGGGAACAAGATTCAACCTCGTACAGAATATAATGTGCATATAACCGGTCTCCACTGTTAAAAATATGATATAGTACCAAAACCAGCTGTACGTACATATGCAATAACTAACCCAACCAAAATTCACATTCCAGGAAGCTGTAAACTTTAAGAGACTAGAGCATAACATGAAAGCAGAATAATGGAGAAATGAGGTGTTTTAAGAAGACATCAGCATCAGTCTGGCTTCACATCCCAGTGGTATTTTGTTGTAGAAATGCGTATCATAAATCTCACGAACACACACAATAATCAAGCACACTTCATCAAGTTGAGTTATTGTTCATGGTAAAATTCTAAAGTTCCCATAGGCTATtgtgtatatatttgtttgtCAAAACAGGTGCAGATTAATTCCAACTGCAATTTATGGGAGGTAGGAAAAATGCTACTATTGAAAAAGACAAATGCAAACAAGTTTATTTACATGGATAATACCATTATATGCGAAAGTGAGAGGCGTTGACTATTCATGTTTTAACTCACAAAATGTTGAACTCGCGCTACGTCATTGGTCCTGTTGCCATTGTCATCACAGGTCTAGAGCACATGCTGGTGATGGCATTTTCTACTCACAGTAGAATAGTATTTGCAGGTTTGTAAATGAGGTAAGAGTTAAATAGGGAATCTTTCCTTTCTCTGACAAACACACAGACTAGGCCTATGTCAAAGTTACTACTATTCAACAGCAAAGCAGTGAAGACTGTTCTGTTACCCAACAGCAAAGCCTGCAAAACTTTTGGAATGTTTAGCTGACAAAAAACCATTTCATTGTAACTAATCATCTGCCCTGATTTAGACGACTCCTTTCCTGGTATGGGGTCCATAGTATTTTCAATAGATAAGCCACGGAGTGAAACGGGCAACTAACCCGTAGTCGGTCTTCATCAGTTCACATTCAGTTAAGATGCTGCAGAATAAACTAAGAAATCAGCAAAGGGACCAACAAGTCACAGGATATGCCAATGAATGCATCCATTCTTCTGTATTGCTCAGGGAGCACATTAGCCACAGTGTACCTCCAACAGATGGTATCAAAATGACAGATTATGTGAATCACCATTGTGGTCCCTTACGGAGTCCAATGATAATATCTGGCCCCAGACTTCATTGTGGGTGACCACACATCTCAAGGCAATTCCCAATAGGAGGCTACACTCTGAGCTAATAATGTGCAATTGGCATTGATCCTGTGCTTATTCTAAGAGTACATCTATGTGCTTTTACAGCAAATTACTGCCAATAGTGGCAAACAATGTTTTTGAACATTTCCTTCCCCTGCTGGTTAAAAAGGTCGTTTCAAGGGGAATGTTATTCTACAACTAATATCACAGGGCTTTCAACAATGGCCATTTTGACATGTACTCCAACATGTCAAAAGGGTGTACAGTAGGTATACACATTACCCTAAGCACTGAGCTGTTCTCATGCTACACCTTTCATTTCCATTGTCATCGATATGTCTGATTTAGACAGGCTTGGTTACTTGCCCAAAGtaacaaaaacataaaataaacaCTTTTATAGTGTTGCACATGTAAGTAGTTGCTTGTAATGTGTAATAATTCTTAGTTTTCTTAATGTAATCCATGGGTCACCATTTCAACAGACCTCCATTATTGATACTAATAAAACATACATGATCAGTGAAGATCTGAAGCTGTTCACTTAGATGCACAGCTTTTAAGTTTAGTGAGGGGGAATGAATCGGAGGTCTCCCTTAATGTTTCTTCTGAAAACAAGGGATTTCATAATTCCTTTAATTTACGGCCAGACAATATTTCATTTGATACGGAGGaagatgcatacatacacacctaGACATGCATTCAAAATATTCACATTCAAGGAGATTGAATCCTAAAAACGCCtctaacacaatacacacagttAATGAATCAGTCAAATTATCTTGTGCATGTTCCCCCTTATGAGAAAGCAGCTTTGATACTCAATCACAGTTCTAAGAATGCAGTTCTTCACATCCTAGTGCCACTTCTCTGGATGCGAAGCAGTGAGGTTACAATCCCACTTGCATTAACCAGCTAcagaaagtatatattttttttacatgaggAAGCAAATGATAAATACGTTTATTGCACTCGTCTTTTTCATCCACTTCAAAAAGGGAGGTCAGCTTAAAAAGCGAGGATGATTCATCACTCCCTAATGCTACTAGAATAGGACGCATGTTATATTAGACCACTTCAACAGAATGATCACATGCTTAACACTGCACACCGCTACTGAGGAACCACTACTtttaataatgcaaaaacaccaCACGGTTACAACCAAAACATTATCATTATTACTTTTATGTACCCTAATATGACTTCACAACCTGAACTATTCTGTACAGTTAGCACATCTAAGTATAAATACATCTAAATTGATATGCTCAGACTACAGTTACTGGTAATGACTATCCAATCCCATGGTTTCCTTCTTTGTGACCCCCTCGCTCTAATTCTTCTTGGCTCTAACTGCCACAGCATTGAGAGACATATCTTTGCTTGGAGGTATCGTCAAAGAATATGGTTCCATGTTTGGATTTGTGCTTTCAAAAAAATACTCCAATATTGGTGTCCAACATCAGG
The window above is part of the Salmo salar chromosome ssa15, Ssal_v3.1, whole genome shotgun sequence genome. Proteins encoded here:
- the LOC106572526 gene encoding zinc transporter ZIP10, which translates into the protein MSPLLTLAVFVCLPLLEFGTRARPSLSGTAETPSSTTDRISNGSRQEVSTAEHLDAAFEEQVYYLHRLFHQYGDNGTLSYKGLQMLLGSLGLGQVSVLEISHQGLRHNHNTLTPPHPQSHDHEDQETDTPSPSRPIQPPPSVKASRTPQPGISGPAGSGSEEGSALSSDHVVKEEILLWSSPIAQSIPVQGMFDSLVSNHPTMRHLHGNCLNVTQLLWNFGLEKASHITPAHFTLLCPALLYQIESGVCLRHPETHSAESERSVTFLKALGWSSLALVVISLPSLLALSLVPLLPPSRLHSFLCPMTALAVGTLCGDALLHLLPHAKTGPHSNHSEEQDSILKGLCVLGGCYLLFIFESLLGLRTHYKKAKRKEQNTSIELYPERELTALQSETQSSEHGHGHGHSHGPPSKEEAGMGSLVWMVVMGDGIHNLTDGLAIGAAFSQSLAGGLSTTIAVFCHELPHELGDLAVLLGAGWPVRRLVLFSAVSALLGFVGLLTGSVLGHQSAQISPWILTLTAGVFLYVALADMLPEMLHGDPGLMGPWTRFLLQNLGLLAGGAIMLCIALFEDHIAFNLGDV